The genomic stretch GTCAGGTTATGTCAACATGGGCCGACCCCAATCTGCTCTCTGGCTCTATACAAAGATGTCCGAGAGTGAAGCTAGTCCCAATGGTTTCACCCTTGCGACAGTGATCAATTCGTGTTCAATTCTTGCTGATCTCAAAACTGGCAAGATGGTCCATGCCCATGTTCAGATTCTGGGGCTTCAAGGCAACCTTGTGGTGCGTTCTTCGTTGGTTGATATGTATGGGAAATGCAATGATGTCGATGGAGCTAGGATGGTTTTTGATTCGATGAGTTGTAGGAATGTTGTTTCTTGGACCGCGATGATTGCTGGTTATGCACAGAATGGAAAAGGCTATGAAGCACTTGAAGTTTTTAGAGAGTTCAGTAGTTACATGATGGAACGTCCCAATCATTTTATGTTGGCCAGTGTGATCAATGCTTGTGCTAGCTTGGGGAGGCTGGTTTCAGGGAAAGTCACGCACGGGGCTGTGATACGTGGTGGGTATGAGTTGAATGATGTGGTTGCGAGTGCGCTTgtggacatgtatgccaaatgCGGGAGTTTTCTTTACTCAGAGAAGGTTTTTAGGAGGATTCGAAATCCTTCGGTCATCCCATATACTTCAATGATTGTGAGTGCTGCAAAATATGGACTTGGGAAGCTATCGCTCAAACTCTTTGAAGAGATGACTGATAGAAAAGTCATGCCTAATGATGTCACCTTTGTTGGGATTTTACATGCATGCAGCCATTCAGGGCTCGTTGATGAAGGCCTTGGACTCCTGAATTCTATGCATGAGAAACATGGAGTGATGCCTGATGTAAGGCATTACACTTGCGTTGTCGACATGCTCAGTCGAGTTGGCCGTCTAGATGAGGCTTACAGATTAGCAAAATCTATTAGGGTGAACCCCAACGAAGGGGCCCTTTTGTGGGGCACACTTCTTTCTTCTAGTAGGCTTCATGGGCGAGTGGATATTGCTGTTGAAGCAAGTAAGTGGCTGATTGAATATAATCAACAAGTTGCAGGTGCTTACGTCACATTATCAAACACTTACACATTGGCTGGGGAATGGGAAAATGCTCATAGTCTTCGTACTGAAATGGAACTCGTTGGAATTCACAAGGAACCTGGGTGCAGCTGGATTGAGATAAAGGACTCAATTTACGTGTTCTATGCTGGAGACTTATCGTGTGAAAGAGGGGATGAGGTCATTAGCCTGCTGAGGGAGTTGGAGAGGAGAATGATGGAAAGGGGTTGTGTTGGAGGGAGTACGGGGCTAGTATTTGTTGATGTGGAGCAGGAGGTCAAGGAGAAAATAGTAGGCCTGCACAGTGAGAGATTGGCCTTGGCCTTTGGATTGATAAGCATACCTAAAGGAGTCACCATTAGAGTGATGAAGAACTTGAGGATTTGCAGTGACTGTCATGAGGCTTTCAAGTTGATCAGTAAGATTGTAGAGAGAGATTTTGTTGTGCGTGATGTTAATAGATTTCATCATTTCAAGGATGGATCCTGCACTTGCAGGGATTTTTGGTGACTGAAAAAAAGTACGTTGGCGCCTAGTATGAGTAGTATATTACTACAATGTGGACTCGAATTAACATAAgataatattgatataattatttgatCTAAGATCTTGTGATTGGAACAAGCTCGCGCGTGGCGACATACATGATTGAGAATGATTTGAGTTGCGAAAATTTCTGGATAGATATTCTACATCTGCACTAAAATCTTTCTTCTACGACAATTAGAAGATTTGCTAGAACATGCTATGGGGACTGTGGTTGTACTAAATACTATATCcatatattctttatttttaactcTATGCCTATATGCTATAGTTTTCTTGCCTGCTTGCAGCTGCTTCTTCAAGAGGGATTATGCATGCTTTACTATTGTTAACACCtgttaatcatatatatatatatatatatatatatatatattcaggaTCAATACGGGATATAATACTGAGGTAAAAACTTTTCtgtatgtgtttaatttttttattgatgtgtattttgattttgttgatcTTATCTTCGATTTTGTGGAGCATGCATAATTTGTTGAGGTTAAATGACTTAAAACTGTTAAACCGAACTTGGCCCATAGAATttttttgtaacaaaaaaatatacctcgagttattttttttgataaaaaatagagCTTTTCGTTAATTTTAACCATATATATGATGATCTAGTACCATGACATGTTATAACGGATATAACATGAAAACTCGAATAAAAagcctatttttttaataaaaaaaaacaatttgagatcctcaaattaaaaataataacaataataaaaactagatttaaattttgaataatttcgAGTTATTaagctttagaaaaaaaattgtatagaTGGATCCCATAGattatgtttgatattgtggttgcttttgtagttgtggttaattttttttcttttaataacttttttgtgTGGTTGGTAAACTTGAATcgtgtgtttggtaaaaattatggttaataTTGCTTCTTCATCAAAAGTATGTGATTGGTGTTTGGTTGAGATTGTGGTTGAACATGAAATAACTAAATATGACATTAACTTCTACCATACATGACATTGAAGAATTAATACATATTTAAGATTAATTacttgtaaatttaaaaattctacAATTCTTCCATCAAACTTGAAGCAATTCTATATGCAAAGTCCTGTTACCTCCATATATTTGTAATCTTGGAacatcatcacattaaaaaaacctaaggaACAAAATTAGGAAGATGTTCGAACTCATTAAAAGCAACATCTTGTTCAAACTTCCTTCTAATGTAATTATACATAGTCATTGatgcaacaacaatttgaaCATGTATCTTATATGGAAACACTAGCATGTTCTGCAaaaattctccatttttttcaaCACCCTAAAAGTTCGCTCTATTACACATCGAACTAAGAAATGAACCTGGTTGAATAACTCCTCTCAACTTCTTAACTGGCCTCGAAGATGAATTTCTAGAAGATAATATCTTTAACCTCTGTATGGACCCAAAAATCTATATTCATTTGGATAACTCGAGTCAACAACATAATACTTTCCTACattcacaaaacaaatttaaaaactaatttattttcaaccacacgaccaaaaattaattaaattaaactttgtaCGAGTCTTATAGTTCAATCCAAAATACCCTCTAGTGACttagaaaaattgatatttggATTATCAATGGCCTCAAGAAAACTTCTTGTGTCATGTGTGCTACCTTCTCATCCAGCCCAAACAAAAGTAAATTGCATGTCAAAACTACGTGTTGACATGATGTTCTGTGTTGATactcattttctttcaaaaaatggtatttgattttcttgtgacACACAAGCACGTATATGTGTGTCATCAATTGCTCTatacaattctaaaaaaatatataaattagttaTTGTAAATTAACTACCAAATGTGTAATGAAATTGGAACGCCAAATATATTCAACCACTGATAGTCTCAATGTTACCTTAAAATGTTGCATATATCTCGGGTTCATAGTGATTTCCTGTAA from Populus alba chromosome 8, ASM523922v2, whole genome shotgun sequence encodes the following:
- the LOC118039453 gene encoding pentatricopeptide repeat-containing protein At4g15720, giving the protein MPCYHQARAVHIIQQLKNCKDFIFAISTHANLFKSGLLNDTITTNHLLNSYLRLRRIQYAHHLFDEMHEPNVVSWTSLMSGYVNMGRPQSALWLYTKMSESEASPNGFTLATVINSCSILADLKTGKMVHAHVQILGLQGNLVVRSSLVDMYGKCNDVDGARMVFDSMSCRNVVSWTAMIAGYAQNGKGYEALEVFREFSSYMMERPNHFMLASVINACASLGRLVSGKVTHGAVIRGGYELNDVVASALVDMYAKCGSFLYSEKVFRRIRNPSVIPYTSMIVSAAKYGLGKLSLKLFEEMTDRKVMPNDVTFVGILHACSHSGLVDEGLGLLNSMHEKHGVMPDVRHYTCVVDMLSRVGRLDEAYRLAKSIRVNPNEGALLWGTLLSSSRLHGRVDIAVEASKWLIEYNQQVAGAYVTLSNTYTLAGEWENAHSLRTEMELVGIHKEPGCSWIEIKDSIYVFYAGDLSCERGDEVISLLRELERRMMERGCVGGSTGLVFVDVEQEVKEKIVGLHSERLALAFGLISIPKGVTIRVMKNLRICSDCHEAFKLISKIVERDFVVRDVNRFHHFKDGSCTCRDFW